In the Haloferula helveola genome, one interval contains:
- a CDS encoding FAD-binding oxidoreductase, which produces MGSIWSRRRFLASSLALTGMARAAGGAGAFLTPGAPGYDEARQPFNSVIQLRPGLIAPCRTEADVVAAVRHAVSENLPIAVKSGGHAFHGFSLNDGGLVVELSGLRNRLLEAGSHRFTAGPGLKLRDCYAWLTERGRFLPAGSCGGVGLAGLTLGGGYGLFSREFGLTCDHLEQVRLVDGNGEVRDSRDEPELLWACRGGGNGNFGVVTSMSFSTRPAPARLASWKFRSRDNDAASFVRRMESWFEIMADLPGPIFAALVLNGTQATVLLTSTKSAGGPVFQRTGRALKAAGFTTKGSLERPFATALKSYEGQTGPLPFDNVSAGYYRGFEDIASVAGAIAEAVVRTPGLIFQVNTLGGAIIDGPESAYPHREFPFLGELQAYWDKGEIPDRLAAGHAKVRELLREAGVTRHYRNYPDPRLANWQDSYFGDRYARLQKIKRDLDPHDRFRHPQSVRLPEAQ; this is translated from the coding sequence ATGGGTTCAATCTGGTCGCGTCGTCGCTTTCTCGCCTCGTCCCTCGCGCTGACCGGCATGGCGCGGGCGGCGGGGGGAGCCGGTGCGTTTCTCACCCCTGGAGCGCCGGGATACGACGAGGCACGCCAGCCTTTCAACTCGGTCATCCAACTCCGGCCGGGACTGATCGCTCCCTGCCGGACTGAGGCCGATGTGGTCGCGGCGGTCCGGCACGCGGTGTCGGAGAATCTTCCGATCGCGGTCAAGAGCGGGGGGCATGCTTTCCACGGGTTTTCCCTCAATGACGGGGGATTGGTCGTCGAGCTGTCGGGTCTGCGAAACCGATTGCTGGAGGCCGGGTCCCACCGGTTCACCGCCGGTCCCGGCCTCAAGCTCCGGGATTGCTATGCGTGGCTGACCGAACGAGGTCGGTTCCTGCCGGCGGGCTCTTGCGGAGGAGTGGGGCTCGCGGGTTTGACTCTCGGTGGTGGCTACGGCCTGTTTTCCCGGGAATTCGGACTTACCTGCGATCACTTGGAGCAGGTGAGGTTGGTCGACGGCAATGGCGAGGTCCGTGATTCGCGCGACGAGCCGGAGCTTTTGTGGGCCTGCCGCGGAGGCGGCAACGGGAACTTCGGCGTCGTCACTTCGATGTCCTTCAGCACGCGCCCCGCTCCCGCGCGGCTCGCTTCGTGGAAGTTCCGGTCCCGCGACAACGATGCGGCCTCTTTTGTGCGTCGCATGGAGTCATGGTTCGAGATCATGGCGGACCTGCCCGGTCCGATCTTTGCCGCGCTCGTGCTCAATGGCACCCAGGCGACCGTGCTGCTCACTTCCACCAAGTCCGCCGGTGGTCCGGTATTCCAGCGCACCGGTCGCGCTCTGAAAGCGGCCGGGTTCACCACGAAGGGTTCGCTGGAGCGGCCGTTCGCGACAGCATTGAAAAGCTACGAAGGCCAGACCGGCCCATTGCCCTTCGACAATGTCTCCGCGGGCTACTATCGCGGCTTCGAGGACATCGCATCGGTTGCCGGGGCGATTGCCGAGGCGGTGGTCCGCACTCCCGGCCTGATCTTCCAGGTCAATACTCTCGGAGGAGCCATCATCGACGGCCCCGAAAGCGCCTACCCGCATCGGGAGTTTCCGTTTCTGGGCGAACTGCAGGCCTACTGGGACAAGGGAGAGATTCCCGACCGGTTGGCGGCAGGGCATGCGAAGGTTCGGGAGCTGCTTCGTGAGGCCGGAGTCACGCGGCATTACCGCAACTACCCGGATCCGCGACTCGCGAACTGGCAGGATTCCTACTTCGGCGATCGCTACGCGCGCCTCCAGAAGATCAAGCGGGACCTCGATCCCCACGACCGGTTCCGCCATCCGCAAAGCGTGCGGTTGCCCGAGGCTCAGTAG
- a CDS encoding nucleoside deaminase: MSDDGAAFMRRAIELARQGMRAGDGGPFGAVVVRNGEIIGEGWNRVIATHDPTAHGEIGAIRDACSRIGDFSLAGCEIHTTGQPCPMCLGAIHWARISRIYYGFRIEDAATAGFHDADFFEEFSKAPSERRIPSTTLLSEDAGRLLAEYVELPGRISY; the protein is encoded by the coding sequence ATGAGTGACGACGGAGCCGCCTTCATGCGGCGGGCAATCGAACTGGCGAGGCAGGGAATGCGTGCCGGGGACGGCGGACCCTTCGGCGCGGTCGTCGTCAGGAACGGCGAGATCATCGGCGAGGGATGGAACCGCGTGATCGCGACCCATGACCCGACCGCCCACGGCGAGATCGGAGCGATCCGCGACGCCTGCTCCAGGATCGGCGACTTCAGCCTCGCAGGCTGCGAAATCCACACCACCGGACAACCGTGCCCGATGTGCCTCGGCGCGATCCACTGGGCCCGCATCTCGCGCATCTACTATGGGTTTCGTATCGAAGACGCGGCCACGGCGGGATTCCATGATGCCGACTTCTTCGAAGAATTCTCCAAAGCCCCGTCGGAACGAAGAATCCCTTCCACCACCCTGCTTTCCGAGGACGCGGGAAGGCTGCTGGCGGAGTATGTGGAGCTACCCGGACGGATTTCCTACTGA
- a CDS encoding ion channel produces MLVLILICLVALLLNLVLQLGAIALGIRISMPLKHADSPTLLEGIRILGVLVTVLFFGHLFQIAVWATLFLGVGAIDDFATAFYHSTVNYSSLGYGDVVMEHPWRLAGALEACTGVMMFGVSTATLFAALSHLLRARHGITERGKV; encoded by the coding sequence ATGCTGGTTCTCATCCTCATTTGCCTGGTCGCTCTGCTGCTGAATCTGGTTCTCCAGCTCGGTGCGATCGCCCTTGGGATCCGGATCTCCATGCCCCTGAAACACGCTGACTCCCCGACTCTCCTCGAGGGAATCCGGATTCTGGGAGTTCTGGTGACCGTTCTGTTTTTCGGGCATCTGTTCCAGATCGCGGTCTGGGCCACCCTCTTCCTCGGGGTCGGAGCGATCGACGACTTCGCGACGGCTTTCTACCATTCAACCGTGAATTACTCGTCGCTCGGCTACGGTGACGTGGTGATGGAGCATCCGTGGCGACTCGCCGGGGCGCTCGAAGCATGCACCGGGGTCATGATGTTCGGCGTCTCCACCGCCACGCTTTTCGCCGCACTCTCGCACCTGCTCCGGGCCCGTCACGGAATAACGGAACGGGGAAAGGTCTGA
- a CDS encoding N-acetylmuramoyl-L-alanine amidase: MLRKLACVVLGPLLLAACGPSGGGGATSWKPDYWGHRPGPKGFTTVVLDAGHGGHDSGAVSRSTGAKEKDLALDTVKRVQRKLGGKVKVKLMRSNDHFIDLDDRVDRVSGKGGTILVSIHYNAGPSSMRGPEMYWWRVDSWGLATRLQRELEKTVPGESGNRGQVRRRLRLTRNPDIPSVLVECGYLSNPSEARLCNDAGYRDRLASAIARAILDQQANGDPPGRLPPPINKPPSRPTDPPGS, encoded by the coding sequence ATGTTGAGAAAACTGGCATGCGTTGTTCTCGGTCCGCTTCTCCTCGCCGCCTGCGGACCATCGGGTGGCGGTGGCGCCACGAGCTGGAAGCCCGACTACTGGGGCCACCGTCCGGGTCCGAAAGGCTTCACCACCGTGGTCCTGGACGCCGGCCATGGCGGTCATGATTCCGGGGCCGTCTCGCGATCGACCGGGGCCAAGGAGAAGGATCTCGCACTCGACACCGTGAAACGCGTCCAGCGCAAGCTCGGCGGCAAAGTGAAGGTGAAGCTGATGCGCTCGAACGACCACTTCATCGATCTCGACGACCGCGTCGACCGCGTGAGCGGCAAGGGCGGAACGATTCTGGTCAGCATCCACTACAATGCCGGTCCCTCGTCCATGCGCGGACCCGAGATGTACTGGTGGCGGGTGGACAGCTGGGGGCTCGCGACGCGTCTCCAGCGCGAGTTGGAAAAAACCGTGCCGGGCGAAAGCGGCAACCGCGGCCAGGTCCGCCGCCGCCTCCGGCTGACCCGCAACCCGGATATTCCGAGTGTCCTCGTCGAATGCGGATACCTTAGCAATCCGTCGGAAGCGCGCCTGTGCAACGACGCCGGCTACCGCGACAGGCTGGCCTCCGCCATCGCCCGTGCGATCCTCGACCAGCAGGCGAATGGCGATCCACCCGGCCGACTGCCGCCACCGATCAACAAGCCGCCGAGCCGCCCGACCGATCCTCCGGGGTCCTGA
- the thrC gene encoding threonine synthase: protein MLYHSTNNPDHRVDLKEAILRSLPPDNGLYMPDTLPTLGEEFWKGWRDLSFREIGHAVAGAFFGEDVPEDALREIVDGTLEFDAPVVSLTPDDHILELFHGPTLAFKDFGARFMARLMAWLTRDEDRQLTVLVATSGDTGGAVASAFHNVPGTRVFILYPKGKVSGLQEKQLTTLGGNIAALEIDGTFDDCQRLVKSAFLDRELSERLNLTSANSINLSRLVPQSFYYIHSARQIDRTPAFVIPSGNFGNLTAGLLARQLGLPVERFVAATNINDVVPRYLESGDYQPLPSEATISNAMDVGAPSNFARMQALFGSSWEEMCDTIDGLAFSDEETRAAIREVKETLGYTIDPHGAVGWLAAKAWRTAHPDTPTITLETAHPSKFLDVMEEELGKGSVEIPERLAVLADREKVATSMSADEAEFKDWLNGQ from the coding sequence ATGCTCTACCACTCGACCAACAACCCGGACCACCGGGTCGACCTGAAGGAAGCGATCCTGCGCTCGCTGCCGCCGGACAACGGACTCTACATGCCGGACACCCTGCCGACCCTCGGCGAGGAATTCTGGAAAGGTTGGCGCGACCTGAGTTTCCGCGAAATCGGCCACGCCGTGGCCGGTGCGTTCTTCGGCGAAGACGTGCCTGAGGATGCGCTCAGGGAGATCGTCGACGGCACGCTCGAATTCGACGCTCCGGTCGTTTCGCTGACACCCGACGACCACATCCTCGAGCTGTTCCACGGCCCGACGCTTGCCTTCAAGGACTTCGGTGCCCGCTTCATGGCGCGGCTCATGGCATGGCTGACGCGCGACGAGGATCGCCAGCTCACCGTGCTGGTCGCCACTTCCGGCGATACCGGCGGCGCGGTCGCATCGGCCTTCCACAACGTCCCGGGCACCCGGGTCTTCATCCTCTACCCGAAGGGCAAGGTCTCGGGACTCCAGGAAAAGCAGCTCACCACCCTCGGCGGAAACATCGCCGCGCTCGAGATCGACGGCACCTTCGACGACTGCCAGCGCTTGGTGAAGTCCGCCTTCCTCGACCGCGAACTCTCCGAACGGCTCAACCTGACCTCGGCCAACTCGATCAACCTGTCGCGACTCGTCCCGCAGAGCTTCTACTACATCCATAGTGCCCGCCAGATCGACCGGACGCCCGCGTTCGTCATTCCGTCGGGCAACTTCGGCAACCTGACCGCCGGCCTGCTGGCCCGCCAGCTCGGCCTGCCGGTCGAGCGCTTTGTCGCCGCCACCAATATCAACGACGTGGTCCCCCGCTACCTCGAGAGCGGCGACTACCAGCCGCTGCCCAGCGAAGCGACGATCTCCAACGCGATGGACGTCGGCGCGCCCTCGAACTTCGCACGCATGCAGGCGCTTTTCGGGAGTTCGTGGGAGGAAATGTGCGACACGATCGACGGCCTCGCCTTCAGCGACGAGGAGACCCGCGCCGCCATCCGCGAGGTGAAGGAGACGCTCGGCTACACGATCGATCCGCACGGCGCGGTCGGCTGGCTGGCCGCCAAGGCATGGCGGACCGCCCACCCCGACACGCCGACCATCACCCTCGAGACCGCCCACCCGTCAAAGTTCCTCGACGTGATGGAAGAGGAACTCGGCAAGGGTTCGGTCGAGATCCCCGAGCGCCTCGCCGTGCTCGCCGACCGCGAGAAAGTCGCGACGTCGATGTCAGCTGACGAAGCGGAGTTCAAGGACTGGCTGAACGGCCAGTGA
- a CDS encoding cupin domain-containing protein: MNMVELASRLKSARLAKGYTLERVSELSGLGKGLLSKVENFRVTPSLPTLAKLSEALGMSLSELFTGLDEKPKISIVRAEQRKEVERNRDQSDIDYQSLAHLRPDRNMDPFLLTVPAGGGRDEAMPHEGEEFLMVTKGRVSFEYEGEVHDMKAGDAAYFDAEVDHRVFNPHKTEAQVLCVFLGRPM, from the coding sequence ATGAACATGGTTGAACTCGCCTCCCGCCTGAAGTCAGCCCGGCTGGCGAAGGGCTACACGCTCGAACGGGTTTCGGAGCTTTCCGGTCTCGGTAAGGGCCTGCTGTCGAAGGTGGAGAACTTCCGGGTGACGCCGTCGCTGCCGACGCTCGCCAAGCTGAGCGAGGCCCTTGGCATGAGCCTGTCCGAGCTTTTCACCGGCCTCGACGAGAAACCCAAGATCAGCATCGTCCGGGCCGAACAGCGCAAGGAGGTCGAGCGCAACCGGGACCAGTCGGACATCGACTACCAGTCACTGGCCCACCTGCGTCCGGACCGGAACATGGACCCCTTCCTCCTCACCGTTCCCGCCGGTGGCGGTCGTGACGAGGCGATGCCCCACGAAGGTGAGGAGTTCCTGATGGTGACCAAGGGCCGGGTGTCCTTCGAATACGAAGGTGAGGTCCACGACATGAAGGCCGGCGATGCCGCTTACTTCGACGCGGAGGTCGACCACCGCGTCTTCAATCCCCACAAGACCGAGGCCCAGGTGCTCTGCGTCTTCCTCGGTCGACCGATGTAG
- a CDS encoding homoserine kinase — translation MLKEAVQEVRVFAPATVANVACGYDVLGFAIDSPGDEVVVRHCDKPGLHITAITGDDGKLPKAPEKNTAGVAALDLLRHLGMTDRGIEMEIHKKMPFGSGLGSSAASAVAGAYAVNKLIGEPLSKQQLLPFAMAGEASADGAWHADNVAPCLLGGIVFIRSNDELDVAQLPPPADLWAAVVHPDIEILTKVAREILPKDIPLVNATQQIGNLGGLLCGLIQSDYGLISRSIHDVIAEPRRQKLIPEFYKAKRAAMSSGALGFSISGAGPSVFALCEGETTANKVGEAISKVFSSVSLENQIYVSKINPHGVHVVEEKASK, via the coding sequence ATGCTCAAGGAAGCCGTTCAGGAAGTGCGCGTTTTTGCCCCCGCCACCGTTGCCAACGTGGCCTGCGGGTACGACGTGCTCGGGTTCGCCATCGACTCGCCCGGAGACGAGGTGGTCGTGCGCCATTGTGACAAACCCGGCCTGCACATCACCGCCATCACCGGTGACGACGGCAAGCTGCCGAAGGCACCGGAAAAGAACACCGCCGGCGTCGCCGCCCTCGATCTGCTCCGCCACCTCGGGATGACCGATCGCGGGATCGAAATGGAGATCCACAAGAAGATGCCCTTCGGCTCCGGACTCGGCTCGTCCGCCGCTTCGGCCGTGGCCGGCGCCTACGCGGTCAACAAGCTGATCGGCGAGCCGCTTTCCAAGCAGCAGCTCCTGCCCTTCGCCATGGCCGGTGAGGCATCCGCCGACGGCGCCTGGCACGCCGACAACGTCGCGCCCTGCCTGCTCGGCGGCATCGTTTTCATCCGCAGCAACGACGAACTCGACGTCGCCCAGCTGCCACCACCGGCCGACCTGTGGGCGGCGGTCGTCCATCCGGACATCGAGATTCTCACCAAGGTCGCCCGCGAGATCCTGCCGAAGGACATCCCGCTGGTGAACGCGACCCAGCAGATCGGCAACCTCGGTGGCCTGCTGTGCGGCCTCATCCAGTCCGACTACGGACTGATCTCGCGCTCGATCCACGACGTCATCGCCGAGCCGCGGCGCCAGAAGCTCATCCCCGAGTTCTACAAGGCCAAGCGCGCCGCGATGTCCAGCGGCGCCCTCGGCTTCTCGATTTCCGGTGCCGGCCCGTCGGTCTTCGCGCTCTGTGAAGGTGAAACCACCGCCAACAAGGTCGGCGAAGCGATCTCGAAAGTCTTCTCCAGTGTCTCGCTGGAAAACCAGATCTACGTCTCCAAGATCAACCCCCACGGCGTGCACGTGGTGGAAGAGAAGGCGAGCAAGTAG
- a CDS encoding PF20097 family protein gives MKPIVCPNCGNEMTTGQFRLRKSTWDWLFWGGGFSHLFFTSTGEKKPTISLGHGAVRPGHSCRECGSIVLLPRKRLPVPEWGYPND, from the coding sequence ATGAAACCGATCGTGTGCCCGAACTGCGGAAACGAAATGACGACCGGACAGTTCCGTCTGCGGAAGAGCACTTGGGATTGGCTTTTCTGGGGTGGCGGGTTTTCCCATCTCTTCTTCACTTCGACTGGAGAGAAGAAGCCGACCATTTCCCTCGGTCACGGGGCCGTTCGCCCCGGGCACAGCTGTCGGGAATGCGGAAGCATCGTCCTGCTTCCGCGGAAGCGCCTGCCCGTTCCAGAGTGGGGTTATCCCAATGATTGA
- a CDS encoding septal ring lytic transglycosylase RlpA family protein has translation MRHLATLLLSALALLMASCAHPRGGYKGYMTRTYTVRGQTYHPMSVDQALHHSEVGTASWYDESSFFGLKRGNTSIGEKVMPWHNIAAHKTLPLPCVVKVTNLDNGKSVKCRVNDRGPFIGNRIIDLSPRAAKKIDFRDQGLATVEVEVLSVGDGKYKRKKRRKWFFGLF, from the coding sequence GTGCGCCACCTCGCCACGCTGCTGCTTTCGGCCCTCGCCCTGCTGATGGCCTCATGCGCCCATCCGCGCGGCGGCTACAAGGGCTACATGACCCGCACCTACACCGTGCGCGGTCAGACCTACCACCCGATGAGCGTCGATCAGGCGCTCCACCACAGCGAGGTCGGCACCGCGTCGTGGTACGACGAGTCATCCTTCTTCGGCCTCAAGCGCGGCAACACGTCGATCGGCGAGAAGGTGATGCCATGGCACAACATCGCCGCCCACAAGACCCTGCCCCTGCCCTGCGTCGTCAAGGTCACCAACCTCGACAACGGCAAGTCGGTGAAGTGCCGGGTCAACGACCGCGGCCCCTTCATCGGCAACCGCATCATCGACCTCTCCCCGCGGGCGGCGAAGAAGATCGACTTCCGCGACCAAGGACTGGCCACCGTCGAGGTCGAGGTGCTCTCCGTCGGCGACGGCAAATACAAGCGGAAGAAGCGCCGGAAGTGGTTCTTCGGGCTGTTCTGA
- a CDS encoding HU family DNA-binding protein — protein sequence MATVTKRELVVKISNETGLTQQQVFDVIQKTLDSITDALANGDTVVMRNFGAFQVKETKAKIGRNPKNPGKDVPIPARAVVKFKPGKEMKEQVAGTLPMIRERETD from the coding sequence ATGGCAACCGTTACCAAGCGAGAGCTCGTCGTTAAAATCAGCAACGAAACCGGCCTGACCCAGCAGCAGGTCTTCGACGTCATCCAGAAAACTCTGGATTCCATCACTGATGCTCTCGCCAACGGTGACACCGTGGTCATGCGCAACTTCGGCGCGTTCCAGGTGAAGGAGACCAAGGCCAAGATCGGCCGCAATCCGAAGAATCCCGGCAAGGATGTCCCCATCCCCGCCCGCGCCGTGGTCAAGTTCAAGCCGGGCAAGGAGATGAAGGAACAGGTCGCCGGCACCCTGCCGATGATCAGGGAACGCGAGACGGACTGA
- the rnhC gene encoding ribonuclease HIII, with product MPANSHTAALTAEQAEKLRGVLERDGFEFAEKPYTIFAAKKGKLNVSVYEKGPKVLVQGKETEDFVRFTLEPEILGEARLGYEEVHNPEMFEPHFGIDESGKGDYFGPLVIAGAYVDASISRALLDAGIMDSKRISSAKRIRALSETIRNTPGIATAVISIGPERYNELHTSFGNVNRLLAWGHARTIGRLLEQRPKCPRALSDQFAQPQVLQRALKQLKLEIQLDQRTKAESDVAVAAASILARERFVDWMEKTSAAGGITLPLGASDAVIDAGKQLVERHGPAILERTAKRHFRTTERILEGFDPDGTESA from the coding sequence ATGCCCGCCAACTCCCACACCGCCGCCCTGACCGCCGAACAGGCGGAAAAGCTCCGCGGCGTGCTGGAGCGCGACGGGTTCGAGTTCGCCGAGAAGCCGTACACGATTTTCGCCGCCAAGAAGGGCAAGCTCAACGTGTCGGTCTACGAGAAGGGCCCGAAGGTCCTCGTGCAGGGCAAGGAGACCGAGGATTTCGTCCGTTTCACGCTGGAGCCCGAGATCCTCGGCGAGGCCCGGCTCGGCTACGAGGAAGTCCACAACCCGGAGATGTTCGAGCCGCACTTCGGAATCGATGAGAGCGGCAAGGGCGACTACTTCGGACCGCTCGTCATCGCCGGCGCCTACGTCGACGCCTCGATCTCCCGCGCGCTGCTCGATGCCGGCATCATGGACTCGAAGCGGATTTCCAGCGCCAAGCGCATCCGCGCGCTCTCCGAAACCATCCGCAACACCCCGGGCATCGCGACCGCGGTCATCTCGATCGGTCCGGAACGCTACAACGAACTCCACACCTCGTTCGGCAACGTCAACCGGCTGCTGGCGTGGGGCCACGCCCGGACGATCGGACGCTTGCTCGAGCAACGCCCGAAGTGCCCGCGGGCGCTGTCCGACCAGTTCGCCCAACCCCAGGTGCTGCAGCGCGCGCTCAAGCAGCTGAAGCTCGAAATCCAACTCGACCAACGGACCAAAGCGGAGTCCGACGTGGCGGTCGCCGCGGCATCCATTCTGGCCCGCGAAAGGTTCGTCGATTGGATGGAGAAAACTTCGGCCGCGGGGGGCATCACGCTGCCCTTGGGCGCGTCCGATGCCGTCATCGACGCCGGGAAGCAGCTCGTTGAGCGTCATGGACCTGCGATTCTCGAGCGCACCGCCAAACGCCATTTTCGCACGACGGAACGAATCCTCGAAGGATTCGACCCGGATGGCACGGAATCCGCATGA
- a CDS encoding A/G-specific adenine glycosylase: MLKPKRRHDPLKEPERFREALSDWFETHGRDYPWRRTRDPYAILVSEVMLQQTQIATVLGRGFYDRFLERFPNTAALAEADDDSLLKAWEGLGYYRRARMLREAARAVEGEHGGEFPEDYGAILALPGVGRYTAGAVSSFAFDRPAPIVDGNIARVLSRLMDFREPIDGTAGQRQLWSWAEDLLDDRSPRVHNSALMELGQTFCRPGVPDCLGCPVAAYCNCAEPADLPLKAKRVKLTDVDEHVVFAVRKGEILLRKLEGGRRSGMWRLPEREERGDLLHRRKYGITRYRVTMHVHAAAADTAAEEGEQWHDIGAVTELVMPPSDRAALAALMDETEEIA; encoded by the coding sequence GTGCTGAAGCCAAAGCGCCGTCACGACCCGCTGAAGGAGCCGGAGAGGTTCCGGGAAGCGTTGAGCGATTGGTTCGAGACGCATGGGCGGGACTACCCGTGGCGGCGGACACGCGACCCTTACGCGATTCTGGTGTCGGAGGTGATGCTCCAGCAAACGCAGATCGCGACCGTGCTCGGCCGCGGGTTCTACGATCGCTTCCTTGAGCGCTTTCCGAATACCGCCGCGCTCGCGGAAGCCGATGACGACTCGCTGCTGAAGGCCTGGGAGGGGCTGGGCTACTACCGTCGTGCCCGGATGCTGCGGGAAGCCGCGCGGGCCGTGGAAGGTGAGCATGGCGGCGAGTTTCCGGAGGACTATGGGGCGATTCTCGCGTTGCCGGGGGTCGGCCGCTACACCGCCGGCGCGGTTAGCTCGTTCGCCTTCGATCGCCCGGCTCCGATCGTCGATGGCAACATCGCGCGGGTGCTGTCCCGCCTGATGGACTTCCGCGAGCCGATCGACGGCACCGCCGGGCAACGCCAGCTCTGGTCGTGGGCGGAGGATCTGTTGGATGACCGGAGTCCGCGGGTTCACAACTCGGCGTTGATGGAGCTCGGGCAGACTTTCTGCCGTCCGGGTGTCCCCGACTGCCTGGGTTGTCCGGTGGCGGCATATTGCAACTGCGCGGAGCCGGCGGACCTCCCGCTGAAGGCGAAGAGGGTGAAGCTGACGGACGTCGACGAGCACGTGGTCTTCGCTGTTAGGAAGGGCGAGATCCTGCTCCGGAAGCTGGAGGGCGGACGGCGCTCCGGCATGTGGCGGCTGCCCGAAAGGGAAGAGCGCGGCGACTTGCTGCATCGCCGGAAGTACGGCATCACGCGCTACCGGGTCACCATGCATGTGCATGCTGCCGCTGCTGACACCGCCGCCGAAGAAGGCGAGCAATGGCACGACATCGGGGCGGTGACCGAACTGGTGATGCCGCCGAGCGACCGCGCGGCGCTCGCCGCATTGATGGACGAAACCGAAGAAATCGCGTGA
- a CDS encoding serine protease codes for MRRLLKFLPAVGCGVVMMSCAPQPPPPIVGATPPGKSIYQSAARRFAAVVVSDRMDIDDWIGDRFSRQKAPKDADGGSAVPITADGYFLTADHVLASSTGRQVFVLLRRDGRLRAYPARIVWRGSGGDVAVLQADVATPDHYRWTPTSQWLPQGTPVMHAGIATGFSSPAGKLITPIPPDAGFSGNHRFKHDIPLEPGDSGGPVVDANGLLVGINSAVEYLVPLETAFFIESEANRPNVRRLMSVIERDRKRRPAPAVSMP; via the coding sequence ATGCGCCGCTTGTTGAAGTTCTTGCCCGCCGTCGGGTGCGGGGTGGTGATGATGAGCTGCGCTCCCCAGCCGCCGCCTCCGATCGTCGGTGCGACCCCACCCGGAAAGTCGATCTATCAGTCGGCCGCCCGCCGTTTCGCCGCGGTTGTCGTTTCCGACCGGATGGACATCGACGACTGGATCGGCGACCGCTTTTCGAGGCAGAAGGCACCGAAGGATGCCGACGGGGGATCCGCGGTTCCGATCACGGCCGACGGCTACTTCCTCACTGCCGACCACGTGCTGGCCTCGTCGACCGGGCGCCAGGTTTTCGTCCTGTTGCGCCGCGACGGCCGGCTCCGTGCCTACCCGGCACGGATTGTCTGGCGGGGATCGGGCGGCGACGTGGCGGTGCTGCAAGCGGATGTAGCGACGCCCGACCACTACCGCTGGACGCCGACCTCGCAGTGGCTGCCGCAAGGCACGCCGGTTATGCATGCGGGCATCGCCACGGGTTTCAGCAGTCCGGCGGGAAAATTGATCACGCCGATTCCTCCCGATGCCGGATTCTCCGGCAATCACCGCTTCAAGCATGACATTCCGCTCGAGCCCGGCGACAGCGGTGGCCCGGTGGTCGATGCCAACGGCTTGCTGGTCGGCATCAATTCCGCGGTCGAATATCTGGTGCCGCTCGAGACGGCGTTCTTCATCGAGTCCGAAGCCAACCGCCCGAATGTCCGGCGGCTGATGTCGGTGATTGAGCGCGACCGGAAGAGGCGACCCGCTCCCGCCGTATCCATGCCGTGA